The following are encoded together in the Mesoterricola sediminis genome:
- a CDS encoding alpha/beta hydrolase family protein, protein MRRAAKGALAAAAAVLAAWAGFVGVRSRAVARELTDPPFYHPQPLARVEATYRELAAGTPGADPGGAWETFRAGERQVWLLRRRVPAQWTVLMLHGFGDDRWGTSPALKWFPALDAAIFTYLGRDDAMRAGGPAPMVTFGAREAREVVEVVHALEARGVPRNRVILLGRSLGASVGLLALARLEAEGRGPLGGIIWEGAPASSRDFAQRLVEGPVDRFWHPWVAPAVGQVASALAARWAGYDRDDTDLLARTAGMRLATPSLCFIAAQDRLAPPRVQRALAARFAEIRVVEAPTWHLHCAETLGPAYDRALADAVRAWTTPRR, encoded by the coding sequence ATGCGCCGCGCGGCCAAGGGCGCCCTGGCCGCGGCCGCCGCGGTCCTGGCCGCGTGGGCCGGCTTCGTCGGGGTCCGTTCCCGCGCCGTGGCCCGCGAGCTGACCGACCCGCCCTTCTACCATCCCCAGCCCCTGGCCCGGGTGGAGGCCACCTACCGCGAGCTGGCCGCGGGCACCCCGGGCGCCGATCCCGGCGGCGCCTGGGAGACCTTCCGGGCCGGTGAGCGCCAGGTGTGGCTCCTCCGGAGGCGCGTTCCCGCCCAGTGGACCGTGCTGATGCTCCACGGCTTCGGCGACGACCGCTGGGGCACGAGCCCCGCGCTCAAGTGGTTCCCCGCCCTGGACGCGGCGATCTTCACGTACCTGGGCCGGGACGATGCGATGCGGGCCGGCGGACCCGCGCCCATGGTCACCTTCGGCGCCCGGGAAGCGCGGGAGGTGGTCGAGGTCGTCCACGCCCTGGAGGCCCGCGGGGTGCCCCGGAACCGGGTAATCCTGCTGGGCCGGAGCCTGGGGGCCTCGGTGGGGCTGCTGGCCCTGGCCCGCCTCGAGGCCGAGGGCCGCGGCCCCCTGGGCGGGATCATCTGGGAGGGCGCCCCCGCCAGCAGCCGGGACTTCGCCCAGCGCCTCGTGGAGGGGCCTGTGGACCGCTTCTGGCACCCCTGGGTGGCCCCCGCGGTGGGCCAGGTCGCCAGCGCCCTGGCCGCGCGGTGGGCGGGCTACGACCGGGACGACACGGATCTCCTGGCGCGCACGGCGGGCATGCGCCTGGCGACGCCCTCCCTCTGCTTCATCGCCGCCCAGGATCGCCTGGCCCCCCCGCGGGTCCAGCGCGCCCTCGCGGCCCGCTTCGCGGAGATCCGCGTCGTGGAGGCGCCCACGTGGCACCTCCACTGCGCGGAAACCCTGGGGCCGGCCTACGACCGGGCCCTTGCCGACGCCGTGCGCGCCTGGACTACGCCTCGTCGATGA
- a CDS encoding peptidylprolyl isomerase, with protein MTRVKLQTSKGDINLELFPKEAPGTVANFVKLSKEGFYDGLAFHRVIPQFVIQGGCPNTREGAGGIPGTGGPGYRIKCETAGNPHTHELGALSMAHAGKDTGGSQFFIVNGDRRNVAHLDGVHTVFGKCVGEEDVKVVQTIQANDRIIKAEVTEE; from the coding sequence ATGACCCGCGTGAAACTCCAGACCAGCAAGGGCGACATCAATCTCGAGCTCTTCCCGAAGGAAGCCCCGGGCACCGTGGCCAACTTCGTCAAGCTCAGCAAGGAAGGCTTCTACGACGGCCTCGCCTTCCACCGCGTGATCCCCCAGTTCGTCATCCAGGGCGGCTGCCCCAACACCCGCGAGGGCGCCGGCGGCATTCCCGGGACCGGCGGCCCCGGCTACCGGATCAAGTGCGAGACCGCGGGCAACCCCCACACGCACGAGCTGGGCGCCCTCTCCATGGCCCACGCCGGCAAGGACACCGGCGGGAGCCAGTTCTTCATCGTCAACGGCGACCGCCGCAACGTCGCCCACCTGGACGGGGTCCACACCGTGTTCGGGAAGTGCGTGGGCGAGGAGGACGTGAAGGTCGTCCAGACCATCCAGGCCAACGACCGCATCATCAAGGCCGAAGTCACCGAGGAGTAG
- the metG gene encoding methionine--tRNA ligase, with amino-acid sequence MSERCYITTPIYYVNDRPHIGHTYTTVLADVMARHRRMMGEEVYFLTGTDEHGQKIEKAAAARGITPLALADEVVPNFENLWKRMGLTHDHFVRTTHASHKAVVQAKFQQLLASGDIFKATYKGLYSVSDEAYVTETQAKEMQAQGLAHQLIELEEESYFFRLSAYENWLIQLYEKYPEFVQPEFRLNEVRQFVAPGGARGNLQDLSISRTSITWGIPVPGDEKHVVYVWFDALLNYLSAGREGFWPPTFQLVGKDILRFHAVYWPAFLMAMHRQDGDDLQGELPARIRALLPRTILAHGWWLMGEDKMSKSKGNVVRPDQLLAFGNDAVRFFFMRDMTVGLDRSFSFEGFMDRLNADLANGLGNLASRTLSMIARYREGRVPVPAVLDAADQEVLDAGRAAVAAYLEKAAANDFHAALEGLWAYLRQLDGYIVKAEPWKLAKREDAQDKLDAVLCQLWRALRATAVLVSPVMPGMAQLLWKGLGLPGEVAAQRFAGFDFEAPAPGPVGAPEPLFQRIDKEAVMTELDNKAAAEAPAPAEQPLDVPPLREVIDYDTFARTDLRVGLVLDAEAVPKSKKLIKMTVDLGFEKRTILGGIAAAYTPEELVGRRVVVVANLAPRALMGIESHGMLLAASDNASKPYLIAPPDDARPGFIVK; translated from the coding sequence GTGTCGGAACGCTGTTACATCACCACCCCCATCTATTACGTGAACGACCGGCCCCACATCGGGCACACGTACACCACCGTGCTGGCCGACGTCATGGCGAGGCACCGGCGGATGATGGGGGAGGAGGTGTACTTCCTCACCGGCACCGACGAGCACGGTCAGAAGATCGAGAAGGCCGCCGCGGCCAGGGGCATCACGCCCCTGGCCCTCGCCGACGAGGTGGTGCCCAATTTCGAGAACCTGTGGAAGCGCATGGGCCTGACCCACGACCACTTCGTGCGGACCACCCACGCCTCCCACAAGGCCGTCGTCCAGGCCAAGTTCCAGCAGCTCCTGGCCTCCGGCGACATCTTCAAGGCCACCTACAAGGGCCTCTACTCCGTCAGCGACGAGGCCTACGTCACCGAGACCCAGGCCAAGGAGATGCAGGCCCAGGGCCTGGCCCACCAGCTCATCGAGCTGGAGGAGGAGAGCTACTTCTTCCGCCTCTCGGCCTACGAGAACTGGCTGATCCAGCTCTACGAGAAGTACCCCGAGTTCGTGCAGCCTGAGTTCCGGCTCAACGAGGTCCGGCAGTTCGTGGCCCCCGGCGGCGCCCGGGGCAACCTCCAGGACCTCAGCATCAGCCGCACCAGCATCACCTGGGGCATCCCCGTCCCCGGCGACGAGAAGCACGTCGTCTACGTGTGGTTCGACGCCCTGCTGAACTACCTCTCCGCGGGCCGGGAGGGCTTCTGGCCCCCCACGTTCCAGCTGGTGGGCAAGGACATCCTGCGCTTCCACGCCGTGTACTGGCCGGCCTTCCTCATGGCCATGCACCGCCAGGACGGCGACGACCTCCAGGGCGAGCTCCCCGCGCGCATCCGGGCCCTGCTGCCCCGCACGATCCTGGCCCACGGCTGGTGGCTGATGGGCGAGGACAAGATGTCCAAGTCCAAGGGCAACGTGGTGCGCCCCGACCAGCTCCTGGCCTTCGGCAACGACGCCGTGCGCTTCTTCTTCATGCGCGACATGACCGTGGGCCTGGACCGCAGCTTCTCCTTCGAGGGATTCATGGACCGCCTGAACGCCGACCTCGCCAACGGCCTCGGCAACCTGGCCTCCCGCACCCTGAGCATGATCGCCCGGTACCGGGAGGGCCGCGTGCCCGTGCCCGCCGTGCTGGACGCGGCCGACCAGGAGGTGCTGGACGCGGGCCGCGCCGCCGTGGCGGCCTACCTGGAGAAGGCCGCCGCCAACGACTTCCACGCCGCCCTGGAGGGCCTCTGGGCCTACCTGCGGCAGCTGGACGGCTACATCGTGAAGGCCGAGCCCTGGAAGCTCGCCAAGCGCGAGGACGCCCAGGACAAGCTGGACGCCGTCCTCTGCCAGCTCTGGCGGGCCCTGCGCGCCACCGCCGTCCTGGTCTCCCCGGTCATGCCCGGCATGGCCCAGCTCCTCTGGAAGGGCCTGGGCCTGCCCGGCGAGGTCGCCGCCCAGCGCTTCGCGGGCTTCGACTTCGAGGCCCCCGCCCCCGGCCCCGTGGGGGCCCCCGAACCCCTGTTCCAACGCATCGACAAGGAAGCCGTCATGACCGAGCTGGACAACAAGGCCGCCGCCGAGGCCCCCGCCCCCGCCGAGCAGCCCCTGGACGTTCCCCCCCTCCGCGAGGTGATCGACTACGACACCTTCGCCCGCACCGATCTCCGGGTGGGCCTGGTGCTGGACGCCGAGGCCGTGCCCAAGAGCAAGAAACTCATCAAGATGACCGTGGACCTGGGCTTCGAGAAGCGCACCATCCTCGGCGGCATTGCCGCGGCCTACACCCCCGAGGAGCTCGTCGGCCGCCGGGTGGTCGTCGTGGCCAACCTGGCCCCCCGGGCCCTCATGGGCATCGAGAGCCACGGCATGCTCCTGGCGGCCAGCGACAACGCCTCCAAGCCCTACCTCATCGCCCCCCCCGATGACGCCCGCCCGGGCTTCATCGTCAAGTAG
- a CDS encoding exodeoxyribonuclease III gives MKFFSWNVNGFRAVLKNGFMDWLEKADPDVLSLQEIRADWEQVDLGVRRELESAYDVAWFPSTSKKGYAGSATLSRKELGFTHTRGLGIEAYDQEGRMIVSTRGDLTFIAGYFPNASAGLARLPFKRRFAQDLAGILRERRARGERIILTGDMNVAPEEIDLARPKDNRANPGFTDEEREDFRLYLQAGMVDVLRQRNPGVPGLYTWWTARGGAREKNVGWRIDLFLVGEDLVPQVEDARILADVLGSDHCPISLRLA, from the coding sequence ATGAAATTCTTCAGCTGGAACGTCAACGGGTTCCGGGCCGTCCTCAAGAACGGCTTCATGGACTGGCTCGAGAAGGCCGATCCCGACGTCCTCTCCCTCCAGGAGATCCGCGCGGACTGGGAGCAGGTGGACCTGGGCGTGCGCCGCGAGCTGGAATCGGCCTACGACGTGGCCTGGTTCCCCTCCACCTCCAAGAAGGGCTACGCCGGCAGCGCCACCCTCTCCCGCAAGGAGCTGGGCTTCACCCACACCCGGGGCCTGGGGATCGAGGCCTACGACCAGGAAGGGCGGATGATCGTCAGCACCCGGGGCGACCTCACCTTCATCGCCGGGTACTTCCCCAACGCGTCCGCGGGCCTGGCGCGCCTCCCCTTCAAGCGCCGGTTCGCCCAGGACCTGGCCGGCATCCTGCGGGAGCGCCGCGCCCGGGGCGAGCGCATCATCCTCACCGGCGACATGAATGTCGCCCCCGAGGAGATCGACCTGGCCCGGCCCAAGGACAACCGCGCGAATCCCGGCTTCACCGACGAGGAGCGGGAGGACTTCCGCCTGTACCTCCAGGCCGGCATGGTGGACGTCCTGCGCCAGCGCAACCCCGGCGTCCCCGGCCTCTACACCTGGTGGACGGCGCGGGGCGGCGCCCGCGAGAAGAACGTGGGGTGGCGCATCGATCTCTTCCTGGTGGGCGAGGACCTGGTCCCCCAGGTGGAGGACGCGCGGATCCTGGCCGACGTGCTGGGCTCGGACCACTGCCCCATCAGCCTCAGGCTGGCGTAG
- a CDS encoding ATP-binding protein — MARATSEADYLDEVCRIVVEDCGCNLAWVGFRSQGAARRIDPVAWAGVASAYMRTLVVTWGEDPRGQGPAGQAIRTGKPSLFNDLAADPTFGPWRKEAKFRDLGSSVGLPLMDGREAFGVLAVYASEPDAFGEAHVRVLDELAEGLARGILTLRLRESERRAQEALRVTSLHLQRLNDELEQRVQERTKDLVRANEELTARILDRDRAEEALRRSEEKLRHVQKMEAIGTLAGGVAHDFNNLLQVISGYSEMALEKVEADHPIRGLLETIQRAGQKGASLTRQLLAFSRKQVLAPEILDLNTLVGDMEMFFQRVLKEDIRLAFDLHPDLCLVEADPGQLQQVIMNLVSNAKDAMPKGGVLTLRTACAGASIQLSVSDTGEGMTPEVAARVFEPFFTTKGVGKGTGLGLSTALGIVEQSGGSLEVASRPGEGTTFTVVLPRAEGILAPRESPRNADRELGSETLLLVEDDAGVRHLTAHHLVASGYQVLEAPDGPSALEALRSHPEPVHLLLTDMVMPGMCGRELAERVTALRPEIRVLFMSGYPDIAQAAEAEGPAGAVLITKPFDRARLLGAVRDTLDAGPATPA; from the coding sequence ATGGCCCGCGCCACCAGCGAGGCGGATTACCTGGACGAGGTGTGCCGCATCGTGGTGGAGGACTGCGGCTGCAACCTGGCCTGGGTCGGGTTCCGGAGCCAGGGGGCCGCGCGCCGCATCGACCCGGTCGCCTGGGCCGGGGTCGCCTCGGCCTACATGCGGACCCTCGTCGTCACCTGGGGTGAGGACCCCCGGGGCCAGGGGCCCGCGGGCCAGGCCATCCGCACGGGCAAGCCAAGCCTCTTCAACGACCTGGCCGCGGACCCCACCTTCGGCCCCTGGCGCAAGGAGGCCAAGTTCCGGGACCTCGGGTCCTCCGTCGGCCTCCCCCTCATGGACGGGCGCGAGGCCTTCGGTGTCCTGGCCGTGTACGCCTCCGAGCCGGACGCCTTCGGGGAGGCCCACGTGCGGGTGCTGGACGAGCTGGCCGAAGGGCTGGCCCGGGGCATCCTGACCCTCCGCCTCCGGGAATCGGAGCGGCGGGCCCAGGAGGCCCTCCGGGTGACCTCCCTGCACCTCCAGCGCCTCAACGACGAGCTGGAGCAGCGGGTCCAGGAGCGCACCAAGGACCTCGTCCGCGCCAACGAGGAGCTCACCGCGCGGATCCTGGACCGGGACCGGGCCGAGGAGGCCCTGCGGCGCAGCGAGGAGAAGCTGCGGCACGTCCAGAAGATGGAGGCCATCGGCACCCTCGCCGGCGGCGTCGCCCACGACTTCAACAACCTCCTCCAGGTGATCTCGGGCTATTCGGAGATGGCCCTGGAGAAGGTGGAGGCCGACCATCCCATCCGGGGGCTCCTGGAGACCATCCAACGGGCGGGCCAGAAGGGGGCCTCCCTGACGCGCCAGCTGCTGGCCTTCAGCCGCAAGCAGGTGCTCGCGCCGGAAATCCTGGACCTGAACACCCTCGTCGGCGACATGGAGATGTTCTTCCAGCGCGTGCTCAAGGAGGACATCCGGCTGGCCTTCGACCTGCATCCGGACCTCTGCCTGGTGGAGGCCGACCCGGGCCAGCTCCAGCAGGTCATCATGAACCTGGTTTCCAACGCCAAGGACGCCATGCCGAAGGGGGGCGTCCTGACCCTGCGGACCGCCTGCGCCGGCGCCAGCATCCAGCTGTCCGTCAGCGACACCGGGGAGGGCATGACGCCGGAGGTGGCGGCCCGGGTCTTCGAGCCCTTCTTCACGACCAAGGGCGTGGGGAAAGGGACGGGCCTGGGCCTGAGCACGGCCCTCGGGATCGTCGAGCAGAGCGGCGGTTCCCTGGAGGTCGCGAGCCGACCCGGCGAAGGCACCACCTTCACGGTGGTGCTGCCCCGGGCGGAGGGCATCCTGGCGCCCCGGGAGAGCCCCCGGAACGCGGACCGGGAGCTGGGGAGCGAGACCCTCCTCCTGGTGGAGGACGACGCGGGGGTCCGCCACCTCACCGCCCACCACCTGGTGGCCTCCGGCTACCAGGTGCTGGAGGCCCCGGACGGCCCCTCCGCCCTGGAGGCGCTGCGGTCCCATCCGGAGCCGGTCCACCTCCTGCTCACGGACATGGTGATGCCGGGCATGTGCGGCCGGGAGCTCGCGGAGCGGGTGACGGCGCTGCGGCCGGAGATTCGGGTGCTCTTCATGTCGGGCTACCCGGACATCGCCCAGGCCGCCGAAGCCGAGGGCCCGGCCGGCGCGGTCCTCATCACCAAGCCCTTCGACCGGGCGCGGCTCCTGGGCGCCGTGCGCGACACCCTGGACGCGGGGCCCGCTACGCCAGCCTGA
- a CDS encoding tetratricopeptide repeat protein produces the protein MVAYLLCIGAPSLFGQSYGSYDLVPLVSRTGGGPDTDPSAKLKLLDQVLDDLARHAIDYPVHFEEGGAKDRAAKDVVKLSAWLDTLIDVPNPPVYFMKRAAMVGSIGHNLDIPGMAQKADAIFQKWLSMRPDDPAGNQMYGAFLGGVGKAKEAIPFLEKALALGVPQAPYSLGIAYLHVGDKEKATKNLKAYLDKNPDDKKTRDLYDAIASGRVRIRTVTK, from the coding sequence TTGGTTGCTTACCTGCTATGCATCGGCGCCCCATCGCTCTTCGGCCAGTCCTATGGATCCTACGATCTGGTTCCCCTGGTCAGTAGAACCGGAGGCGGGCCTGACACGGATCCGAGCGCGAAGCTGAAGCTACTCGATCAGGTTCTGGATGACCTGGCCCGGCACGCCATCGATTACCCCGTTCATTTTGAAGAGGGAGGAGCCAAGGACCGAGCCGCTAAGGATGTCGTCAAGCTCTCGGCCTGGCTGGACACCCTCATCGACGTACCGAATCCCCCGGTCTACTTCATGAAGAGGGCCGCCATGGTGGGATCCATTGGGCACAACTTGGATATCCCGGGGATGGCCCAGAAGGCGGATGCGATTTTCCAGAAGTGGTTGTCGATGAGGCCAGATGATCCGGCAGGGAATCAGATGTACGGGGCCTTCTTGGGTGGGGTGGGAAAAGCGAAGGAAGCCATTCCCTTCCTGGAAAAGGCCTTAGCCCTGGGCGTTCCGCAGGCACCTTACTCCTTGGGGATTGCCTACCTGCACGTGGGAGACAAGGAGAAAGCCACCAAGAACCTCAAGGCCTACCTCGACAAGAACCCCGACGACAAGAAGACCAGGGATCTTTATGATGCGATCGCTTCTGGCCGGGTCAGGATTCGTACGGTGACCAAGTGA
- a CDS encoding BrnA antitoxin family protein, with protein sequence MTKRKPLTHEEGDVREITAEDLKHFKPFKDLPLEMQETLKSVRRPRGPQVEPTKKRITIRLSQEVLDHFRSGGKGWQTRLDQVLLDVVHGKKPA encoded by the coding sequence ATGACCAAGCGCAAGCCCCTCACCCATGAGGAGGGGGACGTTCGGGAAATCACTGCCGAGGACCTGAAACACTTCAAGCCGTTCAAGGACCTTCCACTGGAAATGCAGGAGACCTTGAAGTCGGTACGACGTCCGCGCGGCCCCCAGGTGGAGCCGACCAAAAAGCGGATCACGATCCGGCTGTCCCAGGAGGTCCTGGACCATTTCCGAAGCGGTGGGAAAGGGTGGCAGACCCGGTTGGACCAGGTACTGCTGGACGTGGTGCACGGGAAGAAGCCCGCTTAG
- a CDS encoding UPF0158 family protein encodes MRFFSWTRERGTRENSGDDPRSRSMSESARAFAHLTISAQDLMAALEANPMQEYWLADLETGELIRRPEDEGFLDEDEDPEAYDDPDRYMTVEPMGSPECFQVMASYVESLPDGEAARSLDRSLRMRRPFRAFKDTLLDFPEERQKWFKFHDAVMLGWAQQWVEDNLPGAVLVFP; translated from the coding sequence ATGAGATTCTTCAGCTGGACCAGGGAACGTGGGACGAGGGAGAATTCGGGAGACGATCCAAGGAGCAGGTCCATGTCTGAATCCGCTCGGGCGTTTGCTCACCTGACCATCAGCGCCCAGGACCTCATGGCGGCGCTTGAGGCCAATCCCATGCAGGAGTACTGGCTCGCGGACCTGGAAACCGGCGAACTCATCCGCCGTCCGGAGGACGAGGGTTTCCTGGATGAGGATGAAGATCCGGAGGCCTACGATGATCCGGACCGATACATGACGGTGGAACCCATGGGTTCACCTGAATGCTTCCAGGTCATGGCCTCCTACGTGGAAAGTCTGCCGGATGGAGAGGCCGCCCGAAGCCTGGATCGGTCCCTTCGCATGCGCCGCCCCTTCCGTGCCTTCAAGGACACCCTCCTGGACTTTCCCGAGGAGCGGCAGAAGTGGTTCAAGTTCCACGATGCCGTCATGCTGGGATGGGCTCAGCAATGGGTGGAGGACAACCTGCCCGGTGCGGTTCTGGTCTTCCCCTGA
- a CDS encoding class I SAM-dependent methyltransferase, with protein MREASAPWSLLASHWEDLFPLRPARVEMALRLAPEGTRCLDAGCATGSLCRALAARGREAHGLDLEPAFLEAGRARAAAEGTPVVWHEAGLLDLARAAGDLRFRLVTCLGQTLPHLLEDAAWLDFFRQARSVLEPGGTLAVQVVSDAGLAVGAGRDLPPLRCGGGILARRRTRVSETEAAFETVFTADDGREARGRVRHRVMDPAGAAALLREAGLAPGGPWADESGAPFTAASAGWILAGVREA; from the coding sequence ATGCGCGAAGCCTCCGCCCCCTGGTCCCTCCTCGCCTCCCATTGGGAGGACCTGTTCCCGCTCCGCCCGGCCCGGGTGGAGATGGCCCTCCGGCTGGCGCCGGAGGGAACCCGCTGTCTGGACGCGGGGTGCGCCACGGGCAGCCTGTGCCGGGCCCTGGCGGCCCGGGGCCGCGAGGCCCACGGCCTGGACCTGGAGCCGGCCTTCCTGGAGGCGGGCCGGGCCCGGGCCGCGGCGGAGGGGACGCCCGTGGTCTGGCACGAGGCCGGGCTGCTGGACCTGGCCCGGGCGGCGGGAGACCTGCGCTTCCGCCTCGTGACCTGCCTGGGGCAGACGCTGCCCCACCTCCTGGAGGACGCGGCGTGGCTGGACTTCTTCCGGCAGGCGCGGTCCGTGCTGGAGCCCGGGGGGACCCTCGCGGTCCAGGTGGTCAGCGACGCGGGGTTGGCCGTGGGGGCCGGGCGGGACCTGCCGCCGCTCCGGTGCGGGGGCGGGATCCTCGCGCGCCGCAGGACCCGGGTCTCGGAGACGGAGGCGGCCTTCGAGACGGTGTTCACCGCCGACGACGGCCGGGAGGCCCGGGGCAGGGTGCGCCACCGGGTGATGGACCCCGCCGGGGCCGCGGCCCTCCTGCGGGAGGCGGGCCTGGCCCCGGGCGGGCCCTGGGCGGACGAGTCGGGAGCGCCGTTCACGGCGGCGTCGGCGGGCTGGATCCTGGCGGGGGTCCGGGAGGCCTGA
- a CDS encoding M20/M25/M40 family metallo-hydrolase: MAQQARFGAEMDTDRMVSQFMDMVRIDSESGDEAAFMQWLLPVLRDLGAEAGLDEYGNLIATVPAKGSTAEPILLSCHGDTVRPGKGIRPVLLDGVVRSGGDTILGADDKAGIAEMLEAIRVAPVHPPLEIAISRQEEVGLLGVKNLDYSRITARRGFLLDNDTLDTIITGGPSYFAIDVTVQGKAAHAGMEPEKGINAIVAASRAVAALPLGRLDAETTSNVGVISGGLIRNGVPDACTFLAECRSLDHAKGQALADEMVAIIRREVEGAGARAEIAVNNLCKASSIDPETAWTVKTAQAALSVQGIEASAGHMCGFTDASIYNNHGIEMAVVGIGARQEHSTEEHIHVEDMERAVAMIVEIFRRSA, encoded by the coding sequence ATGGCCCAGCAGGCGCGGTTCGGCGCGGAGATGGATACAGACCGCATGGTTTCCCAGTTCATGGACATGGTCCGCATCGACAGCGAGAGCGGCGATGAGGCCGCCTTCATGCAGTGGCTGCTTCCCGTCCTGCGCGATCTGGGCGCCGAGGCCGGCCTGGACGAGTACGGGAACCTGATCGCGACCGTCCCCGCCAAGGGCAGCACCGCCGAACCGATCCTCCTCTCCTGCCACGGGGACACCGTCAGGCCCGGGAAGGGCATCCGCCCCGTCCTGCTCGACGGCGTCGTCCGGAGCGGCGGCGACACGATCCTGGGCGCCGACGACAAGGCCGGCATCGCCGAGATGCTCGAGGCGATCCGGGTCGCGCCCGTGCATCCCCCCCTCGAGATCGCCATCAGCCGCCAGGAGGAGGTCGGCCTCCTGGGCGTCAAGAACCTCGACTATTCCCGCATCACCGCGCGCCGCGGCTTCCTCCTCGACAACGACACCCTCGACACCATCATCACGGGCGGGCCTTCCTACTTCGCCATCGACGTGACCGTGCAGGGCAAGGCCGCCCACGCCGGTATGGAGCCGGAGAAGGGCATCAACGCCATCGTCGCCGCCTCCCGCGCCGTCGCCGCCCTGCCCCTGGGGCGGCTCGACGCCGAGACCACGTCCAACGTCGGCGTGATCAGCGGCGGCCTGATCCGGAACGGCGTGCCCGACGCCTGCACCTTCCTGGCCGAATGCCGGAGCCTCGACCACGCCAAGGGCCAGGCCCTGGCCGACGAGATGGTCGCCATCATCCGGCGCGAGGTGGAGGGCGCCGGCGCCCGCGCCGAGATCGCCGTCAACAACCTCTGCAAGGCCAGCAGCATCGATCCCGAGACCGCCTGGACCGTCAAGACCGCCCAGGCCGCCCTGTCCGTCCAGGGCATCGAGGCTTCCGCCGGTCACATGTGCGGCTTCACCGACGCCTCCATCTACAACAACCACGGCATCGAGATGGCCGTGGTCGGCATCGGCGCCCGCCAGGAGCACTCCACCGAGGAGCACATCCACGTGGAGGACATGGAGCGCGCCGTGGCCATGATCGTGGAGATCTTCCGCCGCTCCGCCTGA
- a CDS encoding YdbT family protein, with protein MTAEVFKASRWTKGNHLFPTEIEITDTAVTRRKRSWLTRNEMTIHLLRVASVRIDTGLLWSDILVESTGGTDPLTSHGHRKQDALRIKELIERAQTSHLAGRDSGA; from the coding sequence ATGACCGCCGAAGTGTTCAAGGCCAGCCGATGGACCAAGGGCAACCATCTCTTTCCCACCGAGATCGAGATCACGGACACCGCGGTCACCCGGCGCAAGCGGTCCTGGCTCACCCGCAACGAGATGACCATCCATCTCCTGCGCGTGGCCAGCGTGCGCATCGACACCGGCCTCCTCTGGTCCGACATCCTCGTCGAATCCACCGGCGGGACCGATCCCCTGACGAGCCACGGCCACCGCAAGCAGGACGCCCTGCGCATCAAGGAGCTCATCGAGCGGGCCCAGACGTCCCATCTCGCCGGCAGGGACTCCGGCGCCTGA
- a CDS encoding DNA-3-methyladenine glycosylase I, with the protein MAVSPAGRVRCPWCGEDPLYRAYHDEEWGVPSRDDRHLFELLVLEGAQAGLSWITVLRKREAYRRAFEGFDPAKVAAFGPERIEAMLQDPGLVRNRAKLASAVSNARGVLDLQREYGSFAAYLWSFVGGRQLRPVRRALAEVPAETPESRALSKDLKRRGFKFVGPTIMYAFMQAAGLVDDHIEGCWRRGAAARD; encoded by the coding sequence ATGGCAGTTTCCCCCGCAGGCCGCGTCCGCTGTCCGTGGTGCGGAGAGGATCCGCTCTACCGCGCCTACCACGACGAGGAGTGGGGCGTGCCCTCCCGGGACGACCGGCACCTGTTCGAGCTGCTCGTGCTGGAGGGGGCGCAGGCAGGACTGAGCTGGATCACCGTGCTGCGGAAGCGCGAGGCCTACCGCAGGGCCTTCGAGGGCTTCGATCCCGCGAAGGTCGCCGCCTTCGGGCCCGAGCGCATCGAGGCCATGCTCCAGGATCCCGGCCTCGTCCGGAACCGGGCCAAGCTCGCCTCCGCCGTGTCCAACGCCAGAGGCGTCCTCGACCTCCAGCGGGAATACGGCAGCTTCGCCGCCTACCTCTGGTCCTTCGTGGGCGGGCGCCAGCTGCGCCCCGTCAGGCGCGCCCTCGCCGAGGTGCCCGCGGAGACGCCCGAGTCCCGCGCCCTCTCGAAGGACCTCAAGCGGAGGGGGTTCAAGTTCGTGGGACCGACCATCATGTACGCGTTCATGCAGGCCGCGGGCCTCGTGGACGACCACATCGAGGGCTGCTGGCGCCGCGGCGCGGCGGCCCGGGACTGA